The following nucleotide sequence is from Osmia lignaria lignaria isolate PbOS001 chromosome 16, iyOsmLign1, whole genome shotgun sequence.
TGAAGAAGGGTTAAATTGAAAACGATAAGGTTGATTTGCATGAAAATAAAGTTACCCGTGAGTGGAGCTATTTCGGTGAAGAGTAGAGCCGCGTAAACGGTTGCGAATGTAAATGGAACAAATTGAAGGAGGGTCTCGAGCCTCGTGTCCGAAGAGAAATTCTCACGCGGTTGGGTTAGCGTTTATTCGTGAACCGAGCAGAAGAGAGAACGTAGCTGTCCGCGTGGTTCGCTCAGTTAACCATCCGATGTATTAATTCCGGGTGATCGAGCACGACAACTAAATCGAAGACAGCGTGTCCAATAGGCCGAACTGCTCTCTAGGTTCCGCTATCAGATCGGTACCTTTTGGTAGCCTGACAGATTGACACTGTCCGTCGGATATTAGTGGCAATATGTTCCCTTAATTAAAGGCTTCATTGGCAAGGCGACCGATCCTTCGAACCGTTCCGTTTAGTCTCATCTCCTCCTTCTTCGTCTCCTtcgtcttcttcgtcttctttcaAAGATTATACCGTCGCGTCGATCCTATCGATCGTGATTCGTCGACGTCCCTGATCAACTTGTACGTACGGGACGCGTGGATTCCATCGTGGACGATCGATGATCGAATTATATCCGACACTGTCGACCATGCCTGACGATCGTTGTTCGACCGATCGAAGATTCCACCGACAGGATACATCGTTTTATACTCGATTCAACCTTCGACGTTCCATCAATGGAACGGGTTAAATTTTAGCGCTACCAACGGCGCGTACAGGACGTCTGAAAAAGATTGcgcaaaaatgaaaatgatattcaGAGAACTTATGAGACGACGTGGTAGTTAACTTCGAAACGGGAACATCTTTATTCGCATGAATATGGAAGAAGGCATTGTGCGAGTACGCGCGTCTCGCCGAGGGTGGGCCAGTAGCCCGTATATTTCTTGTCGTAGACTTCCCAGGGCGAGCTGTCTTCGCCCGGGGGTCGCAGATAAATGACGACGTTCAGAATTGTCACCCGAAACGACCGGTTAACACATCGCCGCCCCTGTCATCGATCCGAACCGTCCAATAATGCACCCGGCAGCCAGGATTTATGTACCTGCCGTTCAACCTTTTCCAAACCATCCTACCGTTCTGCGCCACAAACGACTTCATCGTTTCGAGGATCTAAAGGAAAATTCTACGGTATCCCGTGAATTTAGACGAGTGCAATTCGTCGAACGGTGGCAATTTAAATGGCGgatggaaaatagaaaaagcaaATGCGTGCTTCCAATGTTTCGAACGATGCTACCTTTCAAGACATTGCCGCGATAACGTCGGTAGCGGTGAAGGATCGTTAATTGCGAACGGTGTAACAAGTGACATGAACTTAACGATTTCATGACGAAGCATAATGTAATCGGACATTGTCGTCTTTACGTTTTTATGGGGTGAGTCGGGCTGGTAAGTGGCAGGTGGAACGCAAATTGGGTCCTCGTTGGTCCATCGTGTGCCGCAGTGGTTCTCCTAATTAGAAACTGTACAAGATCCTGTGAGCAGCATCGAAACTCGATTTTGTGAGTTCCATCGTCCAAAGAGAACGTTAAGGAGGTATGCCTACCCAGAAGGCTCGGAAAAAAACTTTTATGATAAATCCTTTGCTTCTTTTAAAAAGCATATTTTCACAAGATTCTAATAATTTATTCTTCTTACTTGGGCGTACTTGTTCCTTATCGAACGCTCGTAAATGTAAAAGTTTGATGTTAGTCGGTATTACGCGAAAGAAAGAATCACGGTGGGAGGTCGAGATTAaccgagaaagaaagagaaaaattcgtGGGAGCGTATCGAGGTAAGGTGGAACGGAGTAGGATCGAAAGGAAGCGAGGAAAAATTCCTAACGGGCACAAGCACATAGAGAAAAAGCGTGGTAGTAGGCAAAAGCCACGCTACCGTCGGCGCCTATCTTAATTCTCGATTGACGTTTATTTATCTGGCGACGTTTAATTTTTATGGGCGCGATCTGGCCGATAGGTTAGCCCCGCAGGTAGCTCCTGCTGTGTGGTCCGAAGGGAAGCCCCGGAGGAGATTCGAGGTTAGACTGGTAGAACATTCGTGGACGAGCAGCACCTCTTAATTGAGGGGTGCCGCGTGTCGCGATAAGAGAAACACGGGCGTCAAAAACCCGTGGAAAGAGCTACCAAGAAAGGAAGAAGGGGAAACGAATGGAAAGGAGGAATTTATTGTCTTGCTAGGACTCGTTCACTCGTTGTTCCTTCAGGGTTATCCAACGTGGATTCCGAACGATCCCTACCGGATTCCCTTTGCTCGATATCTACACTCTTGCTCAAAAGTTATACGGCATTTGCTTAACTTTTACAACCCACGATTAGCATGACTTATGCATTAAAAATGGATAATTTTTggacaattttgggactacgtatgcgctattcgatactgcgcatgcgctattcaatactgcacatgcgctattcaatactgcgcatgcgctattcaatactgcgcgtgcgctattcgatactgcgcatacacggcACCTAACcttacctaacctaaccttagcacgatatctcgaaaacggtaagacatccaactctgaaaccaactttaatcggtttcttgtagttaatttaaattatataccgaacctgagttctcaattctGGTAGGGtaattcggaaacacagccttaAAAATGTAACAGGATCAACTTTAAGCCTATTTctcgaattttttttctattcaacgTCTGGCAAGAATCTCATTCATTACGAGTGCGTATACATTCGTACGTCGTATTACCTCGAAAACATTCTTTTCGTCGACGTTTCTGGTCACTAACGAGGATGCTCACCTTGGCGCGTTAATAAACTCGCGTCTCGACTCGCGATTACTCCTCGTTTTCGCAACTCGGTTCCGCTCGCTTTCGATAATTGCTACGTAGAGATCTTTCTCGTCGGTTTCCGAAGGTGAACTCGACATACTCGATTCGTCGATAACGATTAGCGGGTTCGATAGGGAGACAGGTATATCTTGATACCCGGTAAAaacatttaatttctatttttatcgtGTTCAACTTAAAACGTAAGATATAAACGCACGCAATTTACTTATAAGACTGGTTGAACGTGAATAAAACACGTTCGGAGTTCCAAGTCCTTTCTTCGAGGTTCGCGACAAGCCGAAACGGGACGGGACGGGACGGGACAGGACAAGACGATAATGAGCGAGCTAAAAGCGATTTAGCGTCACGGCGCTAAGTGTTTTGTCGCCTCGCGAACTCGGTGCTAACTAATGCGGTTCGCAGAGGACCCGTATGCGTATCCCTCCCCCTCTCGCCTCTCACCTTTACCTTCTATCGACTTGTTCGTGAATTCGTCACCGCGTTCCTCCTCTGCTCGTTGAATTACCGCACACGTCGTTCGCCTTCTTTGCTCGTTTGGAAATTTTCCTTTGGCTCGTAAGGGTTAATAAACCAAAGGTGTACGTCAGCCACAGACGATCCAGTTCTTTTCCCGATTCCTCGAATTCTCGTGGACGTGACAGTTCGAACGGTAGAAGAATTTAAGCGTCAATAAGTTCCACCTGGTTCGGAAAGATTGCGTGGAATGCGATTGACACGGTGGACCAAAATCACGGTGGGTCCGAACGAGAATATCTCGATGATTTATCCGTTGTACCACTCGAACGGAGAGAGTGGCGACTACGTAGTCGGCACCCTCGCCGCAGGAAACAACAATACACGAGCCATGAGCGACGATTATGGGGCAAGCGTGTCTTCCAGTTGAAAAGGGAAACCCCAATTTTTCTCGCTTCCAGCGTCGAGCCAGCCATCGGCAGGAAGGAAATTGTCCGTGACTAAAGACGCCTCTGGTGTCTACTGTCAGCCAAGAACCCTTACTCTCCTCTTTCTTCCTCGTCATCGTCCACCATTCTTTCTACAGCGTCTTCACGCTTCTCCATTGTACCCCGAGTTTACCGGGGGTCGCATACCGATCCGCGTTCTCCATTCGAAACAAACgaggaaatatttttctaatccCGGTTGTCACGCGAAACGGTTCCTGCTAATTTCTGAACAACGCGTTTGTTGACTTGCTTGGAAATCATTTACCAACGCGACGAAACTCACGGGGGAAAataaaaaagcaacaacaagagGGTATTTGCTGGCAGCGGAGTAACGGAGAAGAAGAGCATCGATACGCAGCCGGTATTCCGTACAAAGGATTGACAATAGCAAACAGTTTAATGTCCCGTACGTTTATTGTATCTCGGCTACCGTGGCTTTAACTCGCATCGCCAGGTAAAGTGGAAGGAGCGATGAAAGGAGGcaagaaggagagaaagagaaggccGAGAGGTACCAGAAGAGGAGAATCGGAACACCGGGACAGATCTGTTATTCAGTTAGACTCAGCCCGTTCGCCGGTGACATTTGAATGCTCGCTCGATTTTACATCGGCGAAGGGGAAGCCCGCAGGAAGAAGACTCGCCAGAGAAAACGAGGAGAACTTCTTTCCAGTATCCTTTGCGTTTACCATTCTCAATCTTCGATTCTTGCTTCTCGTCTTTTCGAAATACTTTTCTTCTCAAATTTCCTTCGAACTCGTCGCTAATTCCCTCTGCAACCTTTCCCTATTCAAGGGTGTATACATATGTGTCCTCTAAGAAACCGGGGGAAACGGAGCGAAAGAGAAACAGAAGGAACATATAGAAGAATCGGCGTAATTACCTTGGTATCTCGAAGTTGCAAGTTTGTTCAGTTGGCAACGTACGAAGAGGGATAAAGACGAGGTGAGAGAGAGAGGATACGAAGTAGAAATTCCAGCGAGAGAGGAGAATCCAGCAGTGATACCGAGCCGCTCAAAAATCTCGCGGAATCTCGGGAAAAGGCGAGTGGCCGTTGCCGCAATTGGTCATTGGGCGATTTTTGCCGGCATTCATGCGTCCGTTCTCGCTGTATTTATTGGAAAGGTTTCTCTGGTAGTATCTGCTATACACGGGGTTAACTAAACGCCGTATTCGACGCGCTATCTCCTTTCCTCTCATTTGATATTCTTCTCTTTATTTACGGGAACGGTGATGGCGATTTATCTTTTCCCCTTGCCACTGTCacgctctttctcttttccacgAATCTTATCCGCAATTAGAGCGAACTCGACGAAACGACTGGTGTAACGCCGCGATTGGTTACCATCGATTCGAACTAGTTGGATTTACGGAGGCGAGCCGAGCCGATCTATTGCGCACGAATCGGCGCGGGGCATACGGCGCCGATAAATCGCGGGACGGTAAAACAAATCACTGGACGGGGACCGATCGATAGCATCTGGCCGCGTCGATCGACTTTGCCGGCGACATAATTCCTACAATGGCGGCATCGATGCACCGTCGCAAATTACACGCTTACATAATCCGATGGACCGATTAATCACACCGCGATTTACGAGGGATTTGTCGAAGACGCGGGAGCGCGCTAGCGGAGCTTCCATTCGAACGCGCAATTCGCTCGGGTGATAATAAATCGGTCTATGATATCAAATTTTCTTCCACTACCAGGATACTAAATTATCCGAAAGTTTTCTGTTATTTTCCAACGTTGGAGAAGCATCGTTGCGGTAATTTTCTATAAGGAAAACACGATTGCACGATCTTTGTGCCGAGTTATAGTCGGCGCGAGTAGCAAAAGGTTCGAAGATCCAAAGATCACGACTATTTATTTCATGGATCGTTTGTTGTATTTCACCGTGATCAATCGAAGACACGCATACGTGTCCCGTTAAGCGAGCGATTCGTGTCGCAAAATGGGCAAACGATAGCCATACTCTGGCGGATAAATGCCACTCGATGAGTCCTCGTCAGCTTGCATAATCGGCGAGCAAACAGATCGAGCAAAGACGTCGATCCAGGGAGCTTTCACgattcttctttcctcttcgcgGCGATCGTTGGGTGAACGAACCGCGTCTATCCTTCGTTTTCTAACAACGGAACAACACTATTTTCGGTGCAGCAAATCGCAAACGCTGCTTCGCGAGTAAACGCGAAAATCAGAAACGACTTAACAGCAAGGGAGAACAGACGCgttaaagaagagaagaaggaagagaaagaagaagaagaagaagaagaagaccacTCGCAATTAAACACGGCGTAAGTCTCGCTCCGAGGATAATGCCCCGGAATGCTGATAATTGGCTGAGCCGTCGGGACGACCCCAGAGACGATGGGTGCTCCGTGCACCTGGCTCTGGCATCGCACCGTACTGCAAGATCATCGGCTCGCGATCCCTCGTGTCTAATTGATTCCAAGTGATTTATATTACCTGCTGCCACGAACATTCTCCCCTCTCTACGTCACACGCTCCAATACGAACCGATTTCACTGCTTTATACGCGAGACGAATACTTTTTTAAGACCGTATCGTATCCGTATCGTGCACGGAAAGAATGCTATATTTCttcgaaattgaaaatgaaaaagatgtaCATGGATGTAtttgttaaaaagaaattgaaaaggcgattgaaaagaagagaaaggtaATCCGGAAGCGGATAGCAAGAAGGTAGATTGGGTTCAGGTGGAAGGATCGCGGAGCCGGTGCGGGTAGCCGGGCAAAAAGGCAGCGGACGCAACACGCGGCGGGGATGGTTATACACGAGAGCTGGAAGACAGCAAACAGCCCCAGGGCCTTTCGCTCTCGAAGCCAGCACCGATATCAGATCGGCCGTATAAAACTATCGTATCGTTTAAATACGCACTGAAAGGTGAGGCGATGCATCGGAAGATACGCGGGCGGTGGCAGGCTACTTCTCTCGAGCTGCGTCCTCTCGTTCCGTCCGTCCGTTCGTTCGTCCGCGTGTCGATCCGTCGCGAAGATACCCGCTTGGAATCCATGGGAACCACGGCGAACCGAGCTTAACGCGTATAACCCCTTCCCAGGCTCGCGCCGCGACTCGCTCCCTCCGCTCTGCTTATTCATCTTCTTTCGCTACCCTATTCGCTTCCCCCTTTCGATCACTCTCTTTCTCTGGCTGTCATAGAAATATTAGCTTATCTCATAAATATCGTTGCtcgatttcaaataatttgacGGTAGGCAAGAAGTATCGCAAGCCCATTTCCTCCGCGATGTCCTCCAAGATCTCGATCCTCGATCCGCATTAGTATTCGCGGCTGGTTTTCGCTTAAACGTTCGAAAAGGATAATTGCCTGGCGGCGCGGAAACGCTTCGAGCgtttcttcgattcgatcgCCGTCCGGCTCGACTCCATTCGACTCGACCGATCGCCGACAGATACGCTCTCGATACTTTGACCAGGATCGCCGATTCCCTTGGCTCGACGCACGCCCAAAGGAATCGGGTAATTGGAGCCGCATTCTCCGTTACGATTATAAGTTAATCCAAGGGTGTAACCGCTAGATTCTATCTTGTCGCGTATCGACCGATGCGCGAACTTTACAGAAGACGCGGTCTCTCGATGAAACGCGAACAAAAACTTATCTGGAGATTGCGTCAAGGTAGGAGAGAGGAGGGACACgcggaaataagaaaaaaaaaaagggggatccAAGAGGATTTGCAAAACCCGGATGCTCGGGCAGGTGAGAGACAATGGGTGACAGGGAGACCCAGGACGGAGGCGGTGGTAATCCGCCGTTTTGAAAAGGGGTGGAACACCGGCGTGCATTGTCCGCTTAATGATGGAGTGGAAACGTGACAGGTGAAACCGAATACACACGCCACCAAAATTCGACGTCCTAGCTCTTTCTCAATTGCTCCCAGAACCACGACGACCATCTTACCAACCCGACCAGTCTACCTCTTGAAACCCTCAGTTTCGAGACGTCCATCCATCGACGATTATGACATTTTCTGAGGAGAGCCGTCGTTCCCGCTGATTCAGCGACCGGTCGATTTAACTCGCTTACCTAAATTACCTCCTTCGTAATTGCCTTGTTCGAGGGACGCCGAGTAATCCCGTTTCCTTCCTTTCGGCTCCCTTTAATTTACGGGTGCCAAGTGAAATCGCATCTAAATTTTCATCGTCTTTCAATGCCCGATACTTTCAGATACCAGGGAGACGGGTTTCGTGAACGCCATTACCGCGGCCGGTGTTACCTACGCGGTCACCAGGGCCTGCACCATGGGCCACCTGGTCGAGTGCTCTTGCGACAAGATGACACCGAAAGGTAAACATCCTCGATTACTTTTTATCTGATTCGCGAATCGATCTAGCGAACCATTGGAAATGCTCAGGTAATCGTTTGGGCAAACTGGCGCGTGCCATCGACATGGAGAAGAGTCTGCCTACGGAGGGTGACTGGGAATGGGGTGGATGCGGCGACAACGTGAAGTTTGGATTCAAAAAGTCACGGGACTTCATGGACGCGCCTTATCGAAAACGCACCGACATCAAAACTCTGGTCAAGCTTCACAACAACAACGCTGGTCGTCTGGTAAACGCTCTCATACTCTTTTCgcagatttttttctttttaaagaaattcggTTGAAGAAACGATGCGTTTGGTTCGTGCGACAGGCTATCAGGAACTTTATGAGGACCGAGTGCAAGTGTCACGGACTGTCCGGATCGTGCACGGTTCGCACGTGTTGGCGGAAAATGCCCCCGTTCCGTGACGTAGGGAACAGGCTGAAAGAGTCGTTCGACGGAGCGGCTAAAGTGATACCGAGCAACGACGGGCACAGCTTCATCACAGAGGGTCCGACCATCAAGCCGCCCGACAGATTCGATCTGATTTACAGCGAGGACTCGCCCGACTTCTGCAAGCCGAACCGAAAGACGGGATCGTTAGGTACCCAGGGACGTCGTTGCAACTCCACCAGTCAAGGAGTAGACGGCTGCGAGCTACTGTGCTGCGGCCGTGGCTACGACACCAGGATCGTCAAGGAGAAGATCAATTGCGAGTGTAGGTTCCGTTGGTGTTGCGAGGTCACCTGCAACACTTGCCTCGTCAAGAAGACCATCAACACTTGTCGTTAGCAATGATTGGCGCAATGGATATTTAGGTAATTTCTGGTCCCCTCCCTGTTGTCAACGCGTTTTCCATCAGagtatgtttcattttttcacCGTTTCGTTTCAGCCAgtctatttattttctttttctatatttctgAAGATTCCAGGTAAATAGAAAGTAATTGAATCGTCCCGCCTTATCCTACCTTCCAGACTCTTATTCGATTACGCTGATCCTTCCTGGACCTGAACATCCTAAGAAAAGAGATCCGAATCCAGGTATTCTGTGGACTGACTGAAACGAAACGAGAGATTAATCTGGACCGCAAATGGTAAGAAATGTTCATCTTTCGACGTTTGATGATTCCGCGGTTAGGATAAGCGTTTGTAATATAGATATCGCGAATCGATTCTGAAAAAGGCTGCGTCTAGCTTTCGATTCGAGGAGCGATCATTGTCGTCGTTCGAAGCTTTCCAGGTATCTCCAGCTATTCGTTGAAGCGTTTCCGGTCGCGTTCGTCGCGGGTGAAACGTTCGTAGCTTTTCTCGCTTTTCGTCCAGTTTGTCGGCGAATTTTCTTTGCGCTTGCAAAATCTctccatgattttttttttttttttattttaattttatactaatATTATTCCTTCTgtgtttgttcgtttgttttttttttcttttgtaaataaGACTGAATCGACGAAAGTTTATATTGTGCCAGAATAAAAAAGCGTGTACCCTCGGGCAAAATTCTCGTTGGTTACTTTCTATCGCGTTGATCGACCTTTGAGCTCGTTTGCAACGAGATCGCCGATTAATCACCGCCACCAGCTGTGACGTCTGTATCGGTTGAGACGTTTTTTTCTGACCTCGATATTCGTCTTTCCGATCGATTGCAGGTAAGTGAAACGTTTCGTAATTAAACCCCTTCGTTAAGAACGCTTCAAACGAAAGTCGTACATCGTTGCTTGTTCAAGATACCAAAGGAGAACGGTTAATGAGCCGAACAGGGAAAGATGTTAGGAGGCCTCGTATATTACCGCGTCTTGTAGAACACAAGCTTTTAGCTGTAATTCGACCTTGTACATGGGAGAGGTCGCGCGAGCAATAAACAACCGGTGTCTACATCTCCTATAAAATAGTTTTACGGTTAAGGCCGGAGAGAGGAATTTCGCATAACCATAAAGCCAGAAATGAAGAGGAACGCTCGCGCCGTATCGCGCGGCGCGTTCGCCGCGTTTCGGCGATAGCGGAAGCCATAAACTTCACCAagagaaatctttttttttatcctcaCTTTGACACGAGCTTCTTCGCTCGTCTCGCTTTCTTTGTCAGAGGTGAAAATTAACGCGGTCGGTTGGGTCCGGTATATtcgttttcagaatttttcatccTCCGTATCTCGTGTCGGCGTTAAGGGTCGCTTTTAACCCCTTCGTTGTAGCGTCCGTTGTCTAATAATCGTAAATCGATCGTTAAAACTCGCAGGTAACTTCTATTCTATTTTAGGTACGCCATTAATAATGATTAAAGAAACCTCAAGAGGAACAAAAGCTTGAttgtttctaaaaaaaattaaaccgGGCAAATAAAGAAATATCGACGATAAAAAGTTCGGGATGGAAAGAAATAAGTACGAACAACGAATTTTGATAATCATTACGCTCTTAATGTGCATGGCAAAAGTGGTTCGCAGGGGTCGGGTAAAAAATTTTCGGCTCTTACACCCTTCGATTTAATAGGTTGACGCGGCAGAGAAGAGGTGTGCGCGCGAGAAGAGCTCGcgtaaaggtctcttaatagagAGGTCGACCTCCACAGGGTAGAAAGGTGGTGAGCTGCAATTAGCCCCACCAGCCTGGTTGGACCGGACCGGACCGTCCGGACTCGATTAGCCCATGGCCAAGAGATTGGTCTGCTTCGGGCTGGCTGGGTGGTCCAACCGGGGTAATTTTCGGCTGCCGTCCACGTTCCCCTTTGAGGGAAAAATGGCCCCTCGAAATTGGACCCGAAGTTACCGTGCGCGTACCAGAAACCCGGCCCGTAACTCCTCGCTCCCAGGACGCGTCCGCCATCTTTTCTTCTCCCTCTTCTCCTGCTTCTTCCCACGGGCGAAGGAAAGGCGAGAGGATCTTCCGGTGGTAATTCAATTTCGCCCGACAGACCCGATCCGTACCGGTTATTACGGGCTAATGAAAACATCGCCGCCACGGAGGATACCCGGGACCCATGGGAAGCGATGTTCGATTCGTTTATCGAGTTTCTCGATTACCGCATTAACTCGTttatgaattttctttcttcattttttaagagAATAGTGGATAAAGGTGGTACGCGTGAGAGAAACTCTCTGACGGCGAAGGATCGTTCGTTTGGCAACGCGTTCTTGGAACGATTAGACGCGGAACAATGGGGCCCGCAGAACGCACGTGAGTCGTGACGCGCGACAAAACCGCAAAACGCGAGCGTGATTaatggaaagagaaagagcagTTCTTTCCTCGTTACCCTCCGACTGCTGGAGGAAACAACGATAAGGCACCATGACTCGACGCGCGACCGACGAGCTTTTTTACAACTGGATCGTCGAAACGCTTGTTATCGAGGGAAGAAGGGTTCGAACGAATCGGCGAAACAAAGTTGCTCCTGGTACCATGAGCTATCTATcgtttcaaaaaatatctttaCCTTTCTGAACGCTTTCAGGTATCGGCACGATATCTAATTGCAATCTTACCTGGCTAATTCAATATCTCATTGTCAGTCGATATCCGCATACTTGCTACTTTCGTTATTAATTCTGAATTCCTACCGATGCGTGCATAGCTGGTAGAGTGGAAAAGGGTTGAGAAAGATGGCAAGCAGCAAGTGTAGGTACAGAGGCAAGCAAGAAATCGAGGCGCCGGAGGTGGTCGGTCGTTCGAGCCGGCCGACGccaatattaattaaacgatcCCATAAGCGCCTAACAAACTGGCTGTACGTTAGGCGGTTTATTGGGCTCGCCGAGCAGGACGTTAAAATGTTCCAATCTTAATTAGGTAGGTGTTTACAGGAGGATAATTCCACGGACCTTAAGCCGGTGCACCGTTTACCGTTTCTACTGGACGCGGGCCACCGGCTACGAACGGCTCTCTCGTCTCCTCTCCTCGTTGCTTCTCCTTCGGATATTCTTCGAAAAAGAATATATTCCTCTCGTGTCCTCTCCCTTTTGCCGCTCTTCTTCGCCCTTTTTCTCCAATCCCAGCTACTCGAAGGACGAAGGACCGTGCCACGAGGTAGGTGGAGGAGGTCGTTGAAATCTTTACGGTTCTTCCAGCTTCTTGGAATTTCTTCGACCTTTTCTCTCTTCGTCTCGCTTCACCCTTCTTCCCTGGCATACTGGTCTTGCGTAATTAGCCGGatgtcttttttttctcctctccccCTGGTCCCCTGTACGTTTCTCTGTCGAAAAAGCGACGGACGCGCCGGCAAGGGGCGAATAATCTCCGCACGGAATGCGCGCTCTGGATAAGCTTCGTTCTTCGTTTCTCTTCCAGGTAATCTCGCGTTCTCCTTCGAAAGCATTGTTCTTCGCGACGGTGTACCCGCTAATTCCCGTCGATTCGTTTAGAGGCGTTTAGAAGCGGTTAGCGCGCGGTTGCGACGCCATCTTCCGCGTTCCGCTCGGTCCGCGAAAGCTGGAAAATCCTGGAGCTGCTCGACCACCTTCGTTCCTCGATGCTTATCGCGACCGATCGGGGGGGGCACGATTCGTTTCGCGAGTTGAATTTACGGGGAATTGCGGAAAATCAGTTAACGTTTGAGGAGGGATGGAAATTACCGTCCGGAGGGGCTCGTAATTTCCCTTCGGTCTGATGTTGATCGAGCCGAGTCGGGTCCGAGTGGAAACGAGTCGAGGCGTGTCGTAATTATCGGTCGCATAATATCGCTGGGtttattttcaagaatttttacgCTCACGCGAGGAATTCCGTTTTATCTGCGAGCTACTCGAGCAAGTATGTTGCATCTGGTACCGTTTCGTTCGCCGCTCGCTTTCCGATTTATCGCCAACCAAAGATCAAATATAAATCGGATCGATGCATTTGCAAACTAGTCCCCAAGTTATTTCTTTTAACTATTTAAGCTATCGCTCCTGttccctcttcctcttctcgttCAACTGAGTCGCGACTTGAAAATCTCGATCGTTTCATCGGAAAACGCCCTCTCGTTCTCTCGCTGGCAGGATGGCAGAGAAGGATTCAGCGAATCCGGAGGAAATCGCCGACCGCTTCGGTCCCGAAAAGGAGGAGCGGAACGAGGCTGGACGATAAATATCTCTGTGCGGTCGCGTTGCGAGCACACGACATTGTGGGCAATGGTCGTAAACCGACGTGTTGCCAAGCCCTTCTCCTCATCCTCCTGGTCCTCCTCTCTGCACAGACTCCGCCGTGTTTCCGATGCCAGATTATACGCGCTGGACCGTGACACCGACAACTTCATCCGCGGGGCGCCTCTGATTTAtccttattaataaaactttaaagTGCTGTTAACATGTGCCGGAGGGTGGCGGTGACGGCGAACGCGGCGCAGAGACCGAAGAGGAAGGTACTGGGCTATGGCTGGGCAAGTATTGCGCTCCGTAGGCGGCCGAAATTTCGATACACTCGGTATGCTACCAAGCATACACGGACAAAGTATTGTATTTTTCTGGCAATTGAACTTCAACACCAGGAAGAGGCAGAAAATAAGTCCTAAAATACTGAAGTATTCTCACCCAA
It contains:
- the LOC117601014 gene encoding protein Wnt-6-like isoform X5 is translated as MEMRLVLVAICLLLVTPIAGSFWTVGNQVVMDPLLICKKTRRLRGKMADICRKEPSLLKEIARGVQVGTRECQYQFRNRRWNCTTIRRSLRKILLRDTRETGFVNAITAAGVTYAVTRACTMGHLVECSCDKMTPKGNRLGKLARAIDMEKSLPTEGDWEWGGCGDNVKFGFKKSRDFMDAPYRKRTDIKTLVKLHNNNAGRLAIRNFMRTECKCHGLSGSCTVRTCWRKMPPFRDVGNRLKESFDGAAKVIPSNDGHSFITEGPTIKPPDRFDLIYSEDSPDFCKPNRKTGSLGTQGRRCNSTSQGVDGCELLCCGRGYDTRIVKEKINCECRFRWCCEVTCNTCLVKKTINTCR
- the LOC117601014 gene encoding protein Wnt-6-like isoform X4 is translated as MTLRKRMLYGFFYERPGSAGRGLHGTSVQRTVGNQVVMDPLLICKKTRRLRGKMADICRKEPSLLKEIARGVQVGTRECQYQFRNRRWNCTTIRRSLRKILLRDTRETGFVNAITAAGVTYAVTRACTMGHLVECSCDKMTPKGNRLGKLARAIDMEKSLPTEGDWEWGGCGDNVKFGFKKSRDFMDAPYRKRTDIKTLVKLHNNNAGRLAIRNFMRTECKCHGLSGSCTVRTCWRKMPPFRDVGNRLKESFDGAAKVIPSNDGHSFITEGPTIKPPDRFDLIYSEDSPDFCKPNRKTGSLGTQGRRCNSTSQGVDGCELLCCGRGYDTRIVKEKINCECRFRWCCEVTCNTCLVKKTINTCR
- the LOC117601014 gene encoding protein Wnt-6-like isoform X6, whose protein sequence is MDPLLICKKTRRLRGKMADICRKEPSLLKEIARGVQVGTRECQYQFRNRRWNCTTIRRSLRKILLRDTRETGFVNAITAAGVTYAVTRACTMGHLVECSCDKMTPKGNRLGKLARAIDMEKSLPTEGDWEWGGCGDNVKFGFKKSRDFMDAPYRKRTDIKTLVKLHNNNAGRLAIRNFMRTECKCHGLSGSCTVRTCWRKMPPFRDVGNRLKESFDGAAKVIPSNDGHSFITEGPTIKPPDRFDLIYSEDSPDFCKPNRKTGSLGTQGRRCNSTSQGVDGCELLCCGRGYDTRIVKEKINCECRFRWCCEVTCNTCLVKKTINTCR